A window from Oncorhynchus clarkii lewisi isolate Uvic-CL-2024 unplaced genomic scaffold, UVic_Ocla_1.0 unplaced_contig_9946_pilon_pilon, whole genome shotgun sequence encodes these proteins:
- the LOC139396903 gene encoding large ribosomal subunit protein eL30, with amino-acid sequence MVAAKKTKKSLESINSRLQLVMKSGKYVLGYKQSQKMIRQGKAKLVILANNTPALRKSEVEYYAMLAKTGVHHYSGNNIELGTACGKYFRVCTLAIIDPGDSDIIRSMPDQPQGEK; translated from the exons ATGGTGGCCGCCAAGAAGACG AAAAAGTCCCTGGAGTCCATCAACTCCCGTCTCCAGCTGGTGATGAAGAGCGGTAAATACGTTCTGGGATACAAGCAGTCCCAGAAGATGATCCGCCAGGGAAAAGCCAAGCTGGTCATCCTGGCCAACAACACACCTGCCCTCAG GAAGTCTGAAGTGGAGTACTATGCCATGTTGGCCAAGACTGGCGTCCATCactacagtgggaacaacatcgaGCTGGGCACGGCCTGTGGAAAGTACTTCAGGGTGTGCACACTGGCTATCATCGACCCCG GTGATTCTGACATCATCAGGAGTATGCCAGACCAGCCGCAGGGGGAGAAGTAG